The genomic region AAGCTGACCCGGcactaccccccccaccccccccccttccccctacGAAAGACCGCcggcgcccccccgcccccccccccccacgggctCCCGACCTCCGCCAACCCCAGACCTTACACCTGAAGGTGGCCTgggacccctcccccactcctcaccTGCTCCTTCCCAGCACCTGCATCTGAGGCTGACTTCCCCTAATGTCGCCCTTCCTGTGGGCTTCTCTGGATTTCCCAGCAAGGCAAAGAAGAGGTAAAGAAGGGACCAGcatttctgaaaaggaaatttaagaagcaaatcaTCTCCCCtgtaagaagcaaagaaaataggGAGAGAGGGTATTGAGAAACGCAGAGGGTCTTAGGGGAGCTGTTCATGCCATCAGAAGGTATCTGCTGTGAGGTTCTGACCTCCCGGTTTCCTCGCGTTTACCTGATGTGCTCTCCAACGTGGCCAGTGTTTTCATGGGCTTTCATGCTGGGGCCCGTGATCAGGTTTTGGGGAATTCACGTGGAAGCCAGAGGCCTAGTCTCAGTCTGATGTTCtgatttcctttccctcctcttcccctcgccccccaccctgtctgcctcttcccagaTTCCAGAGCTGCTGCGGGCCGATCGCACCCACGGGGAGATGATTCCTCATGAAGAGCCTGGATCCCCTACAGAAATCAAATGTGACTTTCCATGTATCAGACTAAAACCAGAGCCAGCCAGACAGTGAAACAGTCACCGTGGAGGGGGGACGGCGAAAAATGAAATCCAACCAAGAGCGGAGCAACGAATGCCTGCCTCCCAAGAAGCGCGAGATCCCCGCCACCAGCCGGCCTTTGGAGGAGAAGGCCGCCGCGGCGCCCAGCGACAACCACCGGGCGGAGGCCGTGGCATGGCTCCCCGGCAACCCGGGGGGCCGCGGCCACGGGGGCGGCAGGCACGGCCCGGCGGGGGCCCCGGTGGAGCTGGGTTTACAGCAGGGAATAGGTTTACACAAAGCGCTGTCCGCGGGGCTGGACTACTCCCCGCCCAGCGCGCCCAGGTCCGTGCCGGCGACCACCACGCTGCCCGCCGCGTACCCTCCCCCGCAGTCGGGGACGCCGGTGTCCCCCGTGCAGTACGCTCACCTGCCGCACACTTTCCAGTTCATCGGGTCCTCCCAGTACAGCGGGCCCTACGCCGGGTTCATCCCTTCGCAGCTGATCTCCCCGACGGCCAGCCCCGTCACCAGTGCCGTGGCCTCGGCCGCGGGGGCCACCACTCCATCCCAGCGCTCCCAGCTGGAAGCCTATTCCACTCTGCTGGCCAACATGGGCAGTCTGAGCCAAGCCTCGGGACACAAGGCTGAGCAGCAGCACCTGGGCAGGACGTCGGGGCTCGGCCCCCCGGggtccccccctcccacccagcaaAACCAGTACGTGCACATCTCCAGCTCTCCGCAGAGCGCCGGGCGCACGGCGTCCCCTCCGGCCATCCCCGTCCACCTGCACCCGCACCAGACGATGATCCCACACACGCTCACCCTGGGGCCCTCCCCCCAGGTCGTAGTGCAATACACCGACTCCGGCGGCCACTTCGTCCCGCGGGAGGCCGCCAAGAAAGCCGACAGCGGCAGGCTGCAGGCCATGCAGGCCAAGGAGCTCCTGAACGGCGAGATGGAGAAGGGCCGCAGGTACGGGGCCCCGAGCTCCGCCGACCTGGGCCTGGTGAAGGCCGGGAAGTCGCTTCCTCACCCGTACGAGTCCAGGCACGTGGTGGTGCACCCGAGCGCCGCGGACTACGGCGGTCGGGACTCCTCGGGGGTCCGGGCCTCTGTGATGGTCCTGCCCACCAGCAGCGCGCCCGCCGCCGACCTGGAGGTGCAGCCGGTCACGCACCGGGAGGCCTCGCCCTCCACCCTCAACGACAAAAGCGGCCTGCATCTAGGGAAGCCCGGGCACCGGTCCTACGCGCTGTCACCCCAACAGGCCCTGGGCCCCGAAGGCGTGAAGGCCGCCGCCGTCGCCACGCTGTCCCCCCACACGGTCATCCAGACCACACACAGCGCCTCGGAGCCACTCCCGGTCGGACTGCCGGCCACCGCCTTCTACGCGGGGACCCAAGCGCCGGTCATCGGCTACCTGAGCAGCCAGCAGCAGGCGATCACGTACGCCGGCAGCCTGCCCCAGCACCTGGTGATCCCCGGCACGCAGCCCCTGCTCATCCCGGTCGGCGGCGCCGACGTGGAGGGCTCGGGAGCCGCCCCCGCCATCGCCACGTCGTCGCCCCAGTTCGCGGCAGTGCCTCACACGTTCGTCACCACCGCCCTCCCCAAGAACGAGAACTTCAGCCCGGAGGCCCTGGCCACGCAGGCCGCCTACCCAGCCATGGTGCAGGCCCAGATCCACCTGCCCGTGGTGCAGTCCGTGGCGTCCCCCGCCGCCGCGCCCCCCACGCTGCCCCCCTACTTCATGAAAGGCTCCATCATCCAGTTGGCCAACGGGGAGCTGAAGAAGGTGGAGGACTTGAAGACAGAAGACTTCATCCAGAGCGCCGAGATCAGCAGCGACCTGAAGATCGACTCCAGCACCGTGGAGAGGATCGAGGACAGCCACCACCCGGGCGTGGCGGTGATACAGTTTGCCGTCGGGGAGCACCGAGCACAGGTAAccttcaccccctccccctgcgcgtgcgcgcgcacacacacagtcatGCGGTCCTCCCTGGTTTCCCCGGCAACATGAGCCTCTTCCAAGAGGCAGACTGCAACGGGCTGTGCGGAGAATTGAGGGTTTTCCTTCACCCCTAGACTCTGCAGGACCATCACCTTTCCCAGCCAGGTTCTAAGCCCCAACGCCCCAGGGCACTCGTTTGTAAGGAATTCACTTCTGTGCTCCTAGACGGGAGGGCTTAGGAAAGGTACCGTCCTCCAGAAGATTAGAAAAATCACCACTGggcgtgtttttgtttttgtttttgtttttgttttttattctgtagTTTAGATGAGGAACCTCGAGTGCGAAACGCGGCCGGCAGGCTCAAGCCTTTCTAGGGGTCACTGTGCCCTTCTTCTGTGCCAGGAAAAGGCAGTGCTGGTCCGGGTGGGCACCTTAGACAGAGTCCCCACGTCCCATTCCAACATCcgtgttttaaaatgttattactCTTTAGGTGTGGGGAGGCTGACAGATGGGGGGCACAGCCGCCATTGAAAGGTGGCTTGTTCTACTCGGATCCCAAGAAGATGGGCACGCCACATGGGGAATCGCCAGAGTCAGTCAGGAGGCAGGGGGACGAGCAGGGAACATGGGCAAGAGCCTTTATTGTGGGAAGGAACGAGCAGGCTTAGGATTGGCTGGTGTGGATAATTTCAGGGGGCTCTGGGGCAGAGCTGCCCCTGGGTGTCTGCTACCTGGGCCTGGGGTGATTGGGGCAGGTGGATAGGGGCCCCGAGGTGAAAGCCCAGTAGAGGCGGTGGTTGGGGGTGTGGGTTTTTGGTTTGCATGTGAAGATGTCTCTCCCAGGCAAGGAATCGGCTAACCCTGGGAGGGGCATCCCCTCTAGAGGCAGCAAGGCTCCCAGATGTCAAAGCATCGGAAGGTAGAAAGTAAAAGGCACAGTTAACATAGTCCCAGAATCCCAGGTGATCTCCTGGGCTCACGGTAAACAGGAACCACCAGCAGTAAATGCAGTCGTGGTGAGTCGCGTTAAAGCCTGGAACTATTATTGACTCTCTTAATTTCCGTGGGCTCCTTCCGTGCACTCTTTTAAGTCTCTTAAATCACCTGAACACCTTTATTCCGTGGCCCATTGATATAAAGCACTGTCCAGGTGGCTTGGAGTCCAGCAGGTGTGGCCTCCAGGCTGGGAGCTTCTTCGGCCGTTGAGCCCAGATCTCCTGGGAATGTTTCCATTGAGGACTTTGAAAAACCCCAGAGGTGACAGCGCCGCCCTCACGTTTGAATTGAAAACGGTCATAGTGTAGCTGATATTTGGGacattcaaaaataagtaaaaaataaataaataagacaaattagTTCATGGTCTAAATTGTTTTGAGCAGACTTTTAAGAGATCAAGTTTTAGGGGAGGGGGGATTTTCGAGGGTTTTCCAGAAGGGCTTGGGAGTGACCAGATGTCAGGTCTCGCACAGTGTCAGGGGGCCTGCAATGCCAAGAGCTTTTAGCCCCCAAAGATTTCTGTTTTATGGTACAGCGTCACCACTATAGGCTTGCGGTCTTTGGTTCGGGACCAAGTAAGATGTCTCAaagttcagattaaaaaaaaaatgcaaaacagcaggacttttctttttttttttaatttttaatgtttttatttatttttgagacagagagagacagagcatgagtggggaaggggcagagagagagggagacacataatctgaagcaggctccaggctctgagctgtcagcacagagcccgccgcggggctcgaactcacagactgtaagatcgtgacctgagctgaagtcggatgcttaaccaactgagccacccaggtaccccagcagGACTTTTCTTTTAAGCGGCGTCATTATTTCGAACTCCCTCCCCGCCTGTGGTTGccgctctctccctcctgcctatGTAGTGTTGGAGGTGGGcactggaaggaaaaaatgagtTGTCTTGTAACAGGCTCCAGGTGAAGCATGGAAATAAGCAGGAATGCAAGTGAATGTGTTTTCTCATGGCACCTTTAATCCTTAAAGCGTTACTGTGAACGGGGGAAGGCACAGGAAGAGGCGTTACTTGGAAATGCTCCTGGTTTGCACGTGAACCTCTCTCACCCCGAGAATACAGAACGGCTCCAGCCGTTCTCATGGCCAAGGGCTTCCCAGGCCTCTTTAGCTCTCGAATCAACCAGGCAGTTCTGGAGAGGAAGCATCTCTATGTTTTCCCTGCCCGATACTTTGCACAACGGACGCTCGCATGATAGAGTCACCGGCTTCCCTGTGAGTCCCATTTCCTCCGGCAGCCAGACCACGGGTCTCTTTGCCTATACACGACCAAGGTGCAAATGAGGAGGTAGGAGATTTATCATGGCCTGTTCGCAGGTCTGTCCGGGCAGCCCCGCGCGGGGGTGTCGCGTGCCGGGAAGGACGGCTGCCTGCTCAAAAGGTGGCTTGGTTTTTGAGCTGTAAAAACAAAAGTGCAAGGCCCCCGACACAGCCAGTGATGTGTCGCTTTCCCCAGAAGCCTATCAGAAACAGGCTGACATCATCACTGCTAAAATACTCCACCAGCTGTGTTTGCCACTGGTGACaggagagaatcagagagaaagcgagaggggggaaggaggaggggagccagggaaGTGATAGCTGGATGTAATTTACGTTCCAAGGGCCGAGAACTTTCCTCCCTCATCCGTGTGGCGCTGAGGATttttctgcccccacccaggcctgGAGAATCAGCCGTGTCTTCCCGACTGGCTAGAAATCACTAATGCACCCACGGGGAGATGTAGGAATGTGCCAAGTGTTTAACTTaactagcaaaaaaaaatcaccaaattgATTGGGGAagtggtgggaggtgggatggtTTTCTACACCCCAGATGGATGGCTCTATGACTCCGGGCTTTAAATCCTGCGTGGAAGGGCTGCTTGACCTCAGACAATCCACCACGAGCCTCCCCTTTGGACGCAGCGGGCCACGGTGGGGAAGGCCCGGGCCTGGTCGCCCACGAGACGTGTTGCTTTCCCCTTGAGCCATGGCTTTTCTCATCCCCGAGACAGGCAAATGATTCCTCGTACGAGGGGCGCACTCTCTTTTTGTGATCCTGGGCTTCTCTGCCTCGCAGCACAGAGCTTCTAGAAACTACCCACCTTGGCCCGGCGAGCCAAAAATCCACACGGGGACACTGAGGGCATCTCTGCTGACCTCGTGCTCGTAATCAGCACCAAGACCTCATGGGAACCAAACCAGCCCGTGTGAAACTGAGAGGTTTCTCGTTTGGCTGATTATTTGGAGGAGCTGAACTAATTACCGTTGTAGCAAGACGCCCCCAGTGTCGTCTCCAGCTGAAGCTGCAAACGAGGCGGCGTAGGAGAAAAACACTGCTGCCTGTTTGTCCCTGTCCCCGTGGCTCTGCCATATCCAGCGTGGTCATTCTCTCTGCCCAGGCAGCGTCTTTGCCCCCTGTGCCCAGCCCGCTGCCGTGGGAGAAGACAAAGGGGACTTCAGGTGTGATCCGGCCTCTCGGTGGGCACTCTGGGTCTCCTTCCTCGTGTTCTGCAGCACAGGTAGCACACTGCACCCCAGACAGGagagccccccgcccctgctgccCTCACGCTTGGTGATCCTGCGTCACAGCCCCGGTGGACGACAGAATCGCTTTCCTCGGGCCTCACTCCCAAATATAACAATCCACTTGAAAATCTTTTCCAGGATGGAGCCTGTAAGTCTGTGGCGAGTCCCAGAGGGGACCCCCAGCACTAGCGTGAGCCAGCGAGGTTCGCTAAGAGAATGGGGCGTCCTCTGCGTGGGAAGCAAGTTAGCTGGTAGGAAGATGCAGGATCTACAGGTAAAAGTACCTGAGTCAGATCGGCCTTCCACTCCAACAATAGTGCAGGGACCTTGTGCACATTGGGCACAAGTGAGTGCACAGAGTGCACAGTGTCTCAGCCTTCCAGTCGGCTCTCGTGGTGGGAGGAattagggttgttgtaaggattaaagaaaatgttttcaaaggaacCAGCACAATATGTAACGCCCAGCGGGCCCTTGAGAATATTACTGTCCCTCCCTTTTTCCAACTTATGTGGCTTTGGCCCTGAGAAGTGAAAAGTTAGCTtcggaaaaataaatgaaaggcttCACGCTCTGAAAacaatttatggggcgcctgggtggctcagtctgttgagcgtccaacttcagctcaggtcatgatctcacggttcatgggttcgagcccctcatcgggccctgtgctgacagctcggagcctcggattctgtgtctccctctcttgctctgcgcctcccccgctcacgctctgtctctgtctctcaaaaataaatagatgttaaaaacttaaaaataaaataaaaagaatttatggAAGGGGAGGCAGTCTAGAAACAGTCCAGAAAGAAGGGTGACGTTCTCTTAACACGCGCAATAAGCCGTTTTTACCCTGCCTGTATTCCTGGGGTGTATTCCCATGAGTGGCCCCCCTGAGCACCCTACCACAATTCCTCCAAGGAAGCCTAAATGACCTGCTAGCCAGTATGCATAGAGACCAACTGTATTTTTCTGAGCATGAGCTGGACTGGAGGGATGCATTGGTGGCCCCGCCATCCACGCAGTAAGAGACCCGGAAATGGAGGTTTCGGGTGCCTCTCTTCTGCCAGGTGCCCGCTGGGGGAGCCCCTGCCCAGGACGGCCCCTCCCAGGGAGGCTTCTGGTTCCATCTGGCTCTGTCTGTGAGCAGTCTCCCCACACCCCTGTCTCGGGCTGCCCAGGCTCAACTTTGCTAAAGAGGGACACAAAGCTGGCACAAAGGAACtgtagtaaattttattttaatttttttaacgtttatttatttttgagagagagagagagaaagagagtgagctggggagaagcagagagagagggagacacggaatccaaaagcaggctccaggctccgagccgtcagcacagagcccgacatggggcttgaactcacggaccgcgagatcatgacctgcgagatcatgacctgagccgaagtcggacgcttaaccaactgagccacccaggcgcccctcattccaCTGTTTCTAACTCGACAGCTGTGTTGTGTGACTCATCAGTGGTAGCGTTGTGCTTTAATGGATTAGCTGGTGCCTAAAAATCGCCAGGGCCCTCGTGTGAGCAGCACAGAAGTCTGCCGAGTCCCCTAGCAGCCAAGGCAAACCGACCCGCCAACATTTCACGTGTGGGGCTTGGTGGGAATGAATCCTAACGTATCAAAAAAATAGATAGTGACCGCCCTGTGTGCCAAAGCCTGGAGCTGGACCTGTGGCCCGGTTATCGGTGCTAATCCTCCTCTCTGCCTGAGTTCCAGAAAGGCTCCGGCAGAGAAATAGCATcaaaccacaatttgtttatgtGTCTGcgtcccctttaaaaaaaaaaaaaaaaaaaggaaggaaaaatgctCTCCTTTAGCCTATGCGTGATATCAGTGCCCCCAACCAGGTGGTCTTACGTGTATTATTGAAGCAGCCTCTTGTTGTTGCTTATAGccagtttttaattaattaggcTTTATTGTTGAAAGTAGTTTTAAGTTTGGGGGGGGTGCGGTGGAGCAGAAAGTACACAGATTCCCAGATACATAGTTTCCCCTGTTATTAAAATCTTGCTTCTACGTAGTGTTATTAAAATCTTGCTTCTACGTAGTACATTGGTTACGGTAGTCGGTAGTCGAGCCAGTGTTGATACGTGATTATGAACCTAAGTCAGTAGCTTTCATGAAGGCTCACTCTTTGTGCTCTACATTCTGTGGTTTTGGCAAATACCTAATGTCATGTATTCGGCATTCCTGTATCATCCAGAGTGGTTCCGCTGCCCCCAAAATCTATGTTTCACCTATGCGTGCTCCCTGTCTCCACCCCCGTCCTGGagccctgacaaccactgatcttttcacacGTCTgtagttctgccttttccagaatgtcatatagctggaatcacacagtatgtagccttttcagactggcttctttcccttggCAATACGCATTTAAGGTTCTTCTATGTCTTTTAGTGGCTTTGAGACGGCATTTCTTTTTAGCCCTGAATAACATGTTGTTTTCCTAAGGCACGCTTTTTAAGACCCCGGGGGGGAAGGGCAAGTGGGATAGAATCTGTTACCCCAGTGACCTGTTGAGTCAGATCCTAAAGGGGCCTCCCCCGCAGAGGAGGCTCTGGGAGTCAGGCTGCAGTGTATGAGAAGAACCCAACGTATCATTCAGGATTTGTGTCTGGGGGTGTCTCTGAACCAGGGTGTGGGTTTACTGAAAACCCTGCAATGTTTCCACCAAAGCCTGAGTCAGGTTCCGTGTTTAATGtgattaaatgtttaaatagaaCACTCgcggggcgccagggtggctcagtcggttaagcggctgacttcagctcaggtcacgatctcgcggtccgtgggttcgagccccgtgttggactctgggctgacggctcagagcctggagcctgcttccgattctgtgtctccctctctctctgcccctcccccgttcatgctctgtctctctctgtctcaaaaataaataaacgttaaaaagaattttttttaaataaataaaaaaaataaatagaacactcGATATTCTTCCACTCGACTGAAGAGTTGTGACTGCTtttattagtgatttttaaaCACCGAAATAAGTGGGTCTCTCACTTAGCCCTGCTAAGTGGATCATCACTCCAGCGTTGTCTGATTTTCTGGAGGTTGAGAAGGTAGGTAGTCATGCACACTGGCCTTCAAGGAAAGTAGAtgggcgcttttttttttttttttttcctgctggtaAAACAGGATCGAGAATTTCACTTGCGCACGAAGTTGGCGATTCCCAGCACAATAATTTCACCCAAAGCAAGACATGTTCGTGGAAGCCCAGCCTCTGAGAGATCTCATTGATCCCGGATATCGGCGGAGTTTGGGCCAGTGCCAagcaaaaatgttttgtaaaacaGATGTCCTTCACATTTGTGAAGACAGGGAATTCTTGTGGAGGAAAGGGGAGACATATTTAAACAACAGacgttttgttttctttatatcttgtttttggtgatatgtacatatgtgtgtatatagacagAGCACCAATCTAAGATAGAAAGAGACAACCAAACGGCATAAATATGCCGCTCTGCATGCAGTGTTCAGATGCACTGGTAGTTGACTAAGTAGTTAAAGGAATTTTATTACACTTACAC from Panthera uncia isolate 11264 chromosome B2 unlocalized genomic scaffold, Puncia_PCG_1.0 HiC_scaffold_25, whole genome shotgun sequence harbors:
- the ATXN1 gene encoding ataxin-1, producing the protein MKSNQERSNECLPPKKREIPATSRPLEEKAAAAPSDNHRAEAVAWLPGNPGGRGHGGGRHGPAGAPVELGLQQGIGLHKALSAGLDYSPPSAPRSVPATTTLPAAYPPPQSGTPVSPVQYAHLPHTFQFIGSSQYSGPYAGFIPSQLISPTASPVTSAVASAAGATTPSQRSQLEAYSTLLANMGSLSQASGHKAEQQHLGRTSGLGPPGSPPPTQQNQYVHISSSPQSAGRTASPPAIPVHLHPHQTMIPHTLTLGPSPQVVVQYTDSGGHFVPREAAKKADSGRLQAMQAKELLNGEMEKGRRYGAPSSADLGLVKAGKSLPHPYESRHVVVHPSAADYGGRDSSGVRASVMVLPTSSAPAADLEVQPVTHREASPSTLNDKSGLHLGKPGHRSYALSPQQALGPEGVKAAAVATLSPHTVIQTTHSASEPLPVGLPATAFYAGTQAPVIGYLSSQQQAITYAGSLPQHLVIPGTQPLLIPVGGADVEGSGAAPAIATSSPQFAAVPHTFVTTALPKNENFSPEALATQAAYPAMVQAQIHLPVVQSVASPAAAPPTLPPYFMKGSIIQLANGELKKVEDLKTEDFIQSAEISSDLKIDSSTVERIEDSHHPGVAVIQFAVGEHRAQVSVEVLVEYPFFVFGQGWSSCCPERTSQLFDLPCSKLSVGDVCISLTLKNLKNGSVKKGPPVDPASVLLKHSKTDSLAGSRHRYTEQENGINQGSAPMLSENGELKFPEKIALPAASLLTKIEPSKPTATRKRRWSAPETRKLEKSEDEPPLTLPKPSLIPQEVKICIEGRSNVGK